The genomic segment GAGGAAGCGCTGAACCTGTCGGACCGCGTCTGTCTCATGAACGGCGGCCGGATCGCGCAGCTCGGCACGCCGGACGAGCTCTATTTCGAGCCGGTCGACGAGTTCGTCGCCGACTTCGTGGGCGAGTCGAACCTGTTCGCGGGCGTGCTGCGCGACGATTATCAGGTCGAGCTCGACGGCGGTTGGCTGCTGCGCGTCCGCAGCGCGCAAGGCTTCCTGCCGGGCGAGCGCGTGAAGGTGATGGTGCGGCCGGAGAAGGTCGAGGTGGCCGCGCCGGGAGATGCGTCGGACGCCCATCCGAACCGATGCGTCGGCACGGTGAACCAGATCTCCTTCGTCGGCGGCATGACGCGCTTCGAGGTCAGGCTGGCGGACGGCCGCACGGTGCTGGTCAAGGGCATCTCGGACCGCGCCGCGGATCGCATCGAGGTCGGCGCGTCGCTCGCGCTGCGCTGGGCCGCGCACAATACCGTCGTGATCAAGGCGAACCAGGGATGAGCGACAACGAACTGCTGCAAGGACTGCGCGCCATCGTCGGCGAGAACGGCGCCACCGAGGCACCCGACGCGCTCGCGCCGCATCTGGTCGACTGGCGCAAGCGCCATGTCGGCGTGGCCGATGCCATCGTCTTCCCGCGCACGACCGAACAGGTAGCCGACGTGCTGCGCTTCTGCGCGGCGCATGCGATCCGCGTCTTTCCGCAAGGCGGCAACACCAGCGTGTGCGGCGGCTCCGTGCCGGCGACCGAGGGCCGCAACATCGTGCTCGCGCTCGGCAAGATGAACCGAATCCTCGACCTCAATCCGCGCAACAACTCGATGACGGTGCAGGCCGGCTGCGTGCTCGCCGACCTGCAGGAAGCGGCGTCGAAGGTCGACCGCCTGTTCCCGCTGTCGCTGGGCGCCGAAGGCTCGTGCCAGATCGGCGGCAACATCGCGACCAACGCCGGCGGCACGAACGTCGTCCGCTTCGGCAACACGCGCGACCTGGTGCTGGGCCTCGAGGTCGTGCTGCCCGACGGCCAGATCTGGAACGGTATCCGGACGCTTCGCAAGAACAACAGCGGCTACGACCTGAAGAATCTCTTCATCGGCGCCGAGGGAACGCTGGGCGTGGTCACCGCGGCCGCGCTGAAGCTCTTCCCCAAGCCGAAGTCCGTCGCGGCGGCGCTGATGGGTTTCGAGACCGTCGACGCGGCCGTCGACGAAGGCATTCGGCTGCAAGGGCTCTTTCCGGGCGAACTGGTCGGGCTCGAGCTGATCTCGCGCTCGGAATTCGAGATCTCGCTGCGCCACGGCCATGAGCTTCGCAACCCGTTTCCCGACGGCGTGCCGCCGTGGCTCGTGCTCGTGGAGCTGGCCTCGTCGAGCGTCGGCGACGCGCTGACCGCGCAATTGCAGGACGCGCTCGAAGCGGCGTACGAATCGGGCGCCTGCCAGGAAGTGGTGGTCGCGACCTCGGATCAGCATCGCAACGAGTTCTGGCGGATCCGCCACAACGTGACCGAGGCGAACGGCCGCGAAGGCATGGGCCTGACGCACGACATCGCGGTGCCGATCTACACGATCCCGGCCTTCATGGAGCGCGCCGCGGCCGCGCTCGCGACGCACTATCCGCAGGCGACGCAGGTCGTGGTCGGCCACATGGGCGACGGCAACCTGCACTACATCGCGATGTTCTCGCATGCGATCTGGGCCGAGGTCGCGGACAAGGCCGCGTTCCAGCGCGACCTGAGCCATCGGCTCTACGACATCGCGGCGGAACTGGGCGGCACCTTCAGCGCCGAGCACGGCATCGGGTCGCTGCACGTCGACGAGATGCGCGTCTACAAGAACCGGGTCGAGATCGAGCTCATGCAGAAGATCAAGTCGCTGGTCGATCCGCAGGACATGATGAATCCGGGACGCGTGCTGCCGTCCTGAAGCATCAGGCAGCTTCGGCTGCCTGACGCCCGGCGACGCATCAGATCGTCGTCGTCAGTTCCGGCACGGCCACGAACAGATCGGCCACCAGTCCGTAGTCGGCCACCGAGAAGATCGGTGCCTCCTCGTCCTTGTTGATCGCCACGATCACCTTCGAGTCCTTCATGCCCGCCAGATGCTGGATCGCGCCCGAGATCCCCGCGGCGATGTACAGCTGCGGCGCCACGATCTTGCCCGTCTGGCCCACTTGCCAGTCGTTCGGTGCGTAGCCTGCGTCCACTGCAGCGCGGCTCGCGCCCAGCCCCGCGTTCAGCTTGTCCGCCAATGGGGTCATCACTTCGGTGAACTTCTCGGCGCTACCGAGCGCACGTCCGCCGGAGACGATGATCTTCGCGGCCGTCAGCTCCGGACGGTCGTTCTTGGCGATCTCCGCACCGACGAAGGCGCTCTTGCCCGAGTCGGCCACGCCTTCGGCGTTCTCGACCGTCGCGCTGCCGCCGGTCGCGGTCGCCGCGTCGAAGCCGGTCGTGCGCACCGTGATCACCTTCGTCGCGTCCGCGCTCTGCACCGTCGCAATCGCGTTGCCCGCGTAGATTG from the Verminephrobacter eiseniae EF01-2 genome contains:
- a CDS encoding FAD-binding oxidoreductase, which codes for MSDNELLQGLRAIVGENGATEAPDALAPHLVDWRKRHVGVADAIVFPRTTEQVADVLRFCAAHAIRVFPQGGNTSVCGGSVPATEGRNIVLALGKMNRILDLNPRNNSMTVQAGCVLADLQEAASKVDRLFPLSLGAEGSCQIGGNIATNAGGTNVVRFGNTRDLVLGLEVVLPDGQIWNGIRTLRKNNSGYDLKNLFIGAEGTLGVVTAAALKLFPKPKSVAAALMGFETVDAAVDEGIRLQGLFPGELVGLELISRSEFEISLRHGHELRNPFPDGVPPWLVLVELASSSVGDALTAQLQDALEAAYESGACQEVVVATSDQHRNEFWRIRHNVTEANGREGMGLTHDIAVPIYTIPAFMERAAAALATHYPQATQVVVGHMGDGNLHYIAMFSHAIWAEVADKAAFQRDLSHRLYDIAAELGGTFSAEHGIGSLHVDEMRVYKNRVEIELMQKIKSLVDPQDMMNPGRVLPS
- a CDS encoding electron transfer flavoprotein subunit alpha/FixB family protein, with the protein product MAALVIAEHDHASIKPATLNTVTAAIACGGEVHVLVAGANAAEAGKAAAQIAGVAKVIVADSPSLAHNLAENVAAQVLTIAGNYSHILFPSTAGGKNVAPRVAAKLDVAQISDITKVISADTFERPIYAGNAIATVQSADATKVITVRTTGFDAATATGGSATVENAEGVADSGKSAFVGAEIAKNDRPELTAAKIIVSGGRALGSAEKFTEVMTPLADKLNAGLGASRAAVDAGYAPNDWQVGQTGKIVAPQLYIAAGISGAIQHLAGMKDSKVIVAINKDEEAPIFSVADYGLVADLFVAVPELTTTI